The DNA segment CCGAACTCGCCTTTAACATGGATTTCATGTATGTTCTCTTCTATGCTGGGGTCCGCTATTATCGTAACTTTCGTAAGCTCCGGTCCTAGGCTTGCTAGACTCAGCGTTGCAGCTACGTTTATGCTTCTCGGGAAGAAGTTTTGAGCTGTTTTCGCGTCTCCTTTAAATATTACTGTAGGCTGCTTCATGTTAGGATTTATTTCTATACCGGCTGGGAGTTTATCACTGATAAATCTGCTCGGAGGCTTCCTTGTTATTAACTCTACTTCATAGATTTTCCCTATTGAAGCAGCTTTAATCGCGTCCACTCCAGCTATAGCGCCTGACGGAATATATATCTTCTTATTTCTTTTTTTAGCAGTTTGAACGAGTTGATTATAAAACTCTTTATCTACAAGCGCGCCCACGCTCATGATCATGATGTTTTTCCCGTTTTCTAGTATTTTTAGAGCGTGATCTTTTACAGCTTTCTGGGAGGCCGCTTCAACTATAAGCTCAATATCAGGGTTTTCAACTAATTCATTTATGTTTTCAGCTATTTTAGGAGGTTTAGAGATTTTACTCGCGCATTTTTCAGCTCTTAACCGATCTTGATCGTAAACCATTATAATATTAATATCTTCTAGTAACCCTTCCTCGTAGGCTTCAGCTATCAGCTCACCTATCGCACCGCAACCGAGTAAGCCGATATTCGTTTCAACCACCTCTAGATGTATTTTATTTTAAACTGTTCGGGTATTAAACTAGGGTTTGTTGATTTGTTTGGCTGTTTCTTCAGGTAATATAAGTATTTGGTTAACTGCTGACAGGTATGCGAGCACACTCGCTGCTATAATGTCTTCGCTTACTCCCCTACCTTTTCTTTCCACTTCACCTTTTTTAAGTGTTACCGCCACGTCTACTAATGCGTTTGTGCCTCCTGTTATAGATTTAACTTCATAGTTTTCGAGTTTTATATCTGTGAACATGTTTGTAGCGTTTTTAATAGCGTTTATCGCCGCGTCAACCGGCCCTACACCTGTTCCGGAAGCCATATATTTCTTATTGTTAGCGTATATGTGGACGCTTGCGAAAGGCGTTATCTTGTTACCTGTCACCACGGTTAACTCATCTAGTTTCACGAATTCTTTTCTAGGTGAACCTATGATATCATAGGCTAATGCTACTACATCCGCTTCTGTGACTAGTTTATCTTTTTCAGCTAATGTTTTAACTTTATCTACTAGTATTAAAAGCTGGTCTTCAGATAATTCTATTCCAAGTTCTTTAAGCATGTTTTTAACTATGCTTTTACCTGAATGTTTACCTATAACATATTTTCTTTTACGCCCTATTATTTCAGGATCAAACGGCTCGTACATTCGTGTATCTTTCATCATTCCATCAGTGTGTATGCCTGATTCATGTGTGAATGCGTTAGCTCCTACGATGGCTTTATTAGGTTGAACTGTGACGCCTGTTAGATTAGCCATCTCTCTTGATAAAGTGAATAACTTACTATATTTCAGGTTTAGCTCTACTCCATATAATTGTTTTAAAGCCATCACTATTTCTTCCGTAGCCGCGTTTCCAGCTCTCTCCCCCAGACCGTTGATGGTGCTGTGGAATTCATCAGCCCCTGCTTTAAGAGCGGCTATAGTGTTAGCGGTGGCTAAGCCGAAGTCGTTGTGACAATGTATTCCCATTTTTATTTTTACTTCTTTTCTAAGCTCGCCTATATTCTCATAAGCTGTTTCAGGTGTTAGCACTCCGACTGTATCACAATAACAGAAGCGGTCTCCTTTCAACTCCTCTACTTTCTTAGCTACTTGTACCAGGTAGCTGTTTTCAGTTCTGGACGCGTCTTCAGCTGAAACACCGACTTCCAATCCATGGTCTTTAGCGTATGAAATTACTTCTACTAGAAGATCCTCTATCTGCTGGCGTGTTTTACCTAGTTTAACTCGCTGGTGGAGTTCGCTTGTTGGAACTATTATCTGCACACCATCCACGTCTATGTCTAAAGCTAATTCTACTTCTTTAACGTTTAATCGGCATCCATCGTATATTTTTGCTTTTAAACCTTGTTTCGCTATCTCTTTAATAGCTTCATATTCGCCTTTACTGGTGACCGCCATACCCGCCTCTATTATATCCACTCCGAAGTCGTCAAGGCTTCTAGCTAAAGCTATCTTCTTATCAGGTGATAGTGTGACGCCGGGGGTTTGCTCTCCATCTCTTAAAGTAGTGTCGAAAACTAGTATTCTCTTATTCAATAAAATAATCACCCATATTCTTAGCCTCTGTTTTAGAATGAGATAATATATCGAATATAAAAAATTTGTTTTAATTCAATAAAAAAAGATGGAGATAAAAATTTTCACTCCTCGTATCTGTATCCTTCAGGAGCCTCCGCGTCTATTATTTTCTTTCTGTAATCTGAGAGCTCATATACCGGTGTCATTTTAATAGCTCCTACAGGGCATACCTCTTGGCATTGAGAGCAGAACATGCACCTGCTTACATAGTTTATAGGGTACCTTCCTGCTTTTGTTTTCTCAGTTGGTTTAAGCTCAATAGCGCCGCTAGGGCAATCTTTAGCGCATAAACCGCATCCAGTACACTTGTTTATGTCGAAGCTCCATAAACCTCTGTAAGCTTCAGGTAATTCTATTTTTTCAAACGGGTATAGCACGGTGGCTCTTTTTTTATTGAGATGTTTTAACAGTTCAGGCTCCATCGCACCTAGTTTTCTAACCATTCTTCTTTCACCTCTAAACGATCGGATATAAGCCGGGTGCAACCGCGCTTAAAAGCATGGTGATCGCTGTAATCGCTATCATAATCGGTGTTAGATACTTCCATGCTCCTCTAACCATCTGGTCTATTCTATACCTGGAGAATAACGCTCTTAGATTTGTTATTATTAAAACTACTATCGCTGTTTTAATGAGGAACCAGACAGTGTACCATACCGCTGATAGAATTATGTTTCCTTGTATCGCTAAATCTAAAGCTGTTAAACCTGGGAGTTTCTCTATTCCATAAGGTCCGCCTAAGAATAACGTAACTGCAAGGCCTG comes from the Candidatus Odinarchaeum yellowstonii genome and includes:
- a CDS encoding aspartate dehydrogenase produces the protein MVETNIGLLGCGAIGELIAEAYEEGLLEDINIIMVYDQDRLRAEKCASKISKPPKIAENINELVENPDIELIVEAASQKAVKDHALKILENGKNIMIMSVGALVDKEFYNQLVQTAKKRNKKIYIPSGAIAGVDAIKAASIGKIYEVELITRKPPSRFISDKLPAGIEINPNMKQPTVIFKGDAKTAQNFFPRSINVAATLSLASLGPELTKVTIIADPSIEENIHEIHVKGEFGTLKTYVENLPSIKNPKTSYLAALSAIKTLKKISEHIEIGT
- a CDS encoding 2-isopropylmalate synthase — encoded protein: MNKRILVFDTTLRDGEQTPGVTLSPDKKIALARSLDDFGVDIIEAGMAVTSKGEYEAIKEIAKQGLKAKIYDGCRLNVKEVELALDIDVDGVQIIVPTSELHQRVKLGKTRQQIEDLLVEVISYAKDHGLEVGVSAEDASRTENSYLVQVAKKVEELKGDRFCYCDTVGVLTPETAYENIGELRKEVKIKMGIHCHNDFGLATANTIAALKAGADEFHSTINGLGERAGNAATEEIVMALKQLYGVELNLKYSKLFTLSREMANLTGVTVQPNKAIVGANAFTHESGIHTDGMMKDTRMYEPFDPEIIGRKRKYVIGKHSGKSIVKNMLKELGIELSEDQLLILVDKVKTLAEKDKLVTEADVVALAYDIIGSPRKEFVKLDELTVVTGNKITPFASVHIYANNKKYMASGTGVGPVDAAINAIKNATNMFTDIKLENYEVKSITGGTNALVDVAVTLKKGEVERKGRGVSEDIIAASVLAYLSAVNQILILPEETAKQINKP
- a CDS encoding 4Fe-4S binding protein; this encodes MVRKLGAMEPELLKHLNKKRATVLYPFEKIELPEAYRGLWSFDINKCTGCGLCAKDCPSGAIELKPTEKTKAGRYPINYVSRCMFCSQCQEVCPVGAIKMTPVYELSDYRKKIIDAEAPEGYRYEE